In a single window of the Fibrobacter sp. UWB15 genome:
- a CDS encoding rhomboid family intramembrane serine protease — protein sequence MLIVNAVVFGLAFVVGKVLGLHLNLPGYGYGSVAEYIAYFGAFWPFAPEQAWRFVSYMFIHVDFWHFLFNMLMLWMFGSDVADMMGSKHFTGMYFFCGIFAAVFSLVMYWIGMTNAPIIGASGALMGIFVAYYKFFPNRMLLMFFFFPMRIKYAMWFMVAVDVFMAHSGDGVAHLAHLGGVVGGFLYMHFYERGFGNLGKAFAKFRGPKFKVHRGGRSESESGEKSSEDSDAIEGEVFYVDENKRMDEILKKVNREGINSLNESERQFLLQASEKLRRRRGGF from the coding sequence TTGCTGATTGTCAATGCGGTTGTGTTTGGCCTTGCGTTTGTCGTTGGTAAGGTCCTCGGATTGCATTTGAACTTGCCTGGCTACGGTTATGGCAGCGTTGCCGAATATATCGCCTATTTTGGAGCCTTCTGGCCGTTTGCGCCGGAACAGGCTTGGCGCTTTGTGTCGTACATGTTCATCCATGTGGATTTCTGGCATTTCTTGTTCAATATGCTCATGCTCTGGATGTTCGGTAGCGATGTGGCCGACATGATGGGTTCCAAACATTTTACGGGAATGTATTTCTTCTGCGGAATTTTTGCGGCAGTCTTTAGTCTGGTCATGTACTGGATCGGAATGACCAATGCCCCGATTATCGGTGCTTCGGGGGCACTCATGGGAATCTTTGTGGCTTACTACAAGTTCTTCCCGAACCGCATGCTTCTGATGTTCTTCTTTTTCCCGATGCGAATCAAGTATGCCATGTGGTTCATGGTGGCCGTCGACGTGTTCATGGCTCATTCGGGCGATGGCGTGGCCCACCTCGCTCACTTGGGTGGTGTCGTAGGCGGATTCCTTTATATGCATTTTTACGAACGTGGCTTCGGTAACCTCGGCAAGGCTTTCGCAAAATTCCGCGGTCCCAAGTTCAAAGTGCACCGGGGCGGCCGATCCGAAAGCGAATCCGGCGAAAAGTCTAGCGAAGATTCCGACGCTATCGAAGGTGAAGTTTTTTATGTGGACGAAAACAAGCGGATGGACGAAATCCTCAAGAAAGTCAATCGCGAGGGAATCAATTCGCTGAATGAGTCTGAACGTCAATTCTTACTACAGGCGAGCGAAAAGTTGCGCCGCCGCAGAGGAGGCTTTTAA
- the thiL gene encoding thiamine-phosphate kinase, with product MFPNLGEFNFIQALLKDAAAFKKEPPATRGWLGVGDDCAQFDGWLVTKDLSVENTHFRLDWSTPEQAVEKHIVSNVSDINSMGGIPRFAVLGLCINKNWSPETRTRVQAALSQGFAKRGITLIGGDTVVGDVGLFSTTLLGTLEGENSKPLLRSAVKPGDTLYVNGTLGKSGAGLWLLVNHPEAKDEFPTLVEYHLAPKICESAGAELLRLGAGGACMDISDGLSSELNHLALSSNVDLQIIENKLPIDPEVTRLCEKYGQNPLNFALNGGEEYHLLFANSSPKSIFKANTQLGEVCEIGFAVEKSAGDPVNMLCKNGEKMPVQPRAWSHL from the coding sequence ATGTTTCCTAACCTAGGTGAATTCAATTTTATTCAGGCCCTTTTAAAAGATGCTGCCGCCTTTAAAAAAGAACCTCCCGCAACAAGAGGCTGGCTCGGCGTGGGCGATGACTGCGCCCAATTCGACGGCTGGCTCGTGACCAAGGACCTGTCGGTCGAAAATACGCATTTCAGGCTGGATTGGTCAACGCCGGAGCAGGCGGTCGAAAAACACATTGTCTCGAATGTGTCGGACATTAATTCCATGGGCGGCATTCCGCGCTTTGCGGTGCTTGGGCTTTGTATCAACAAGAATTGGTCGCCGGAAACTCGCACCCGCGTGCAGGCCGCTCTTTCGCAGGGCTTTGCCAAACGTGGAATCACCTTGATTGGCGGCGACACCGTGGTGGGCGATGTGGGTCTGTTTTCGACAACGCTCTTGGGAACGCTCGAAGGCGAAAATTCGAAACCTCTGTTGCGCTCGGCTGTAAAACCCGGTGATACATTGTATGTAAACGGAACGCTCGGTAAATCGGGTGCTGGCCTTTGGCTTTTGGTGAACCACCCCGAGGCCAAAGACGAATTCCCGACGCTGGTGGAATACCACTTGGCTCCTAAAATTTGCGAATCTGCCGGGGCTGAACTTTTGCGCTTGGGGGCGGGCGGCGCATGCATGGACATTAGCGACGGACTTTCGTCGGAACTGAACCACTTGGCTCTTTCTTCCAATGTTGATTTGCAAATTATTGAAAACAAACTCCCGATAGACCCCGAAGTTACGCGCTTGTGCGAAAAATATGGCCAAAATCCCTTAAATTTTGCATTAAATGGGGGTGAGGAATATCACTTGCTATTTGCAAATTCTAGCCCAAAAAGTATATTTAAAGCAAATACCCAATTGGGCGAGGTGTGTGAAATTGGATTTGCCGTAGAAAAATCTGCGGGCGACCCGGTCAACATGCTTTGCAAAAATGGAGAAAAAATGCCCGTTCAACCTCGGGCGTGGTCGCATTTATGA
- a CDS encoding 3-deoxy-manno-octulosonate cytidylyltransferase, with the protein MAVHCVVPARMGSSRFPGKPLIKIAGKEMIVRTLERALLAECFERIVCATDSEEIADVVSRVGFEFILTPDAATGSDRVAFAARALDLDLVVNLQGDEPLVEPSVLCDVAMTLEKHPDEWVTVACPLNPTEAGLKTVVKVLVKDDYAVDFTRWVANEDAPRWFQHQGIYAYSRVCRDEFSSLPQTDVEKERSLEQMRILGKRPIRIVQSKYPSISVDVPSDVNAVEAALKKPFGRG; encoded by the coding sequence ATGGCAGTTCATTGCGTTGTGCCTGCCCGAATGGGGTCGTCCCGCTTTCCGGGCAAACCCTTGATCAAGATTGCAGGCAAAGAAATGATTGTGCGCACCCTGGAACGTGCGCTTTTGGCCGAATGTTTTGAACGCATTGTTTGTGCGACCGATTCCGAAGAAATTGCAGACGTGGTTTCTCGGGTGGGTTTTGAATTTATCTTGACTCCAGATGCGGCAACTGGTTCTGACCGCGTCGCCTTTGCGGCCCGGGCCCTCGATTTGGACCTCGTGGTGAACTTGCAGGGCGACGAACCGTTGGTGGAACCTTCTGTGCTGTGCGATGTGGCAATGACGCTCGAAAAGCACCCTGATGAATGGGTGACGGTCGCGTGCCCCTTGAATCCTACCGAGGCGGGACTCAAGACGGTAGTCAAGGTTTTGGTAAAAGACGATTACGCGGTGGACTTTACCCGGTGGGTGGCGAATGAGGACGCTCCCCGCTGGTTCCAGCACCAGGGAATCTATGCTTATTCCAGGGTGTGCCGCGACGAATTTTCGTCTTTGCCGCAAACCGATGTCGAAAAGGAACGCTCTCTGGAGCAGATGCGCATTCTGGGCAAACGCCCTATTCGCATTGTCCAGAGCAAGTACCCGTCGATTTCGGTGGATGTCCCTTCAGACGTGAATGCGGTGGAGGCGGCGCTTAAGAAGCCCTTTGGTCGAGGATAA
- a CDS encoding helix-hairpin-helix domain-containing protein, whose amino-acid sequence MNAPEKNVVRLALCLLVIGIIVRVLPWGLPSIETFEVGESFIVANESPQAAVRDSVTVDSLQVSKIDSNYTVRPKKERKSVKKTNLPVHINSASVDELCALNGVGPKLAEKILEVRNALGAFKNAEDLQKVPGIGKKKLEKLLPGVIFD is encoded by the coding sequence ATGAATGCACCTGAAAAAAACGTAGTCCGATTGGCACTATGCCTTTTGGTCATTGGAATCATTGTCCGGGTTCTCCCGTGGGGTCTCCCGTCTATCGAAACATTTGAGGTGGGCGAGTCATTCATCGTTGCAAACGAGTCCCCCCAGGCAGCCGTTCGCGACTCCGTCACCGTCGATAGTTTGCAAGTGTCAAAAATTGACTCTAATTATACAGTCCGGCCGAAAAAAGAGCGAAAATCGGTCAAAAAAACGAACCTTCCGGTGCATATCAATTCGGCCTCGGTAGATGAACTTTGCGCCCTGAATGGGGTCGGCCCGAAGCTTGCCGAGAAGATTTTGGAGGTCAGAAATGCCCTTGGAGCCTTCAAAAATGCCGAAGATTTGCAAAAAGTGCCTGGAATTGGCAAGAAAAAATTGGAAAAGCTCCTTCCAGGGGTAATTTTTGATTAG
- a CDS encoding ATP-dependent helicase, whose translation MANIVDNAVLDKELNPEQAAAAKKIDGPMLILAGAGSGKTRCITYKIAHLVSQYRVEPDRILAVTFTNKAAREMKSRIQKLLDSNMNFAWMGTFHSVCLRLLKLCLSKQSVLDALGGTWYDGNFSIYDDDDQKRLLKEIMKEQVGDNFEPSEVKKMHGAISKYKNTILYRGKVAQLQTPDVAQELANFPDEELRAKIYAEYQKRLKESNAMDFDDLLFNTVYMLQKIPNLASQLAQRFRYVVVDEYQDTNDVQYELLKLLINENKNVTVVGDDDQSIYGWRGANIKIIRNFHRDFAPVTIVKLERNYRSTANIVKGAGSVIAHNIRPQEMQKNVFSKEDAGDLIHVRHFMDDRSEASTIADTIAKAGEDFYAKTAVFYRTNAQSRALEKALNDRRIPSVIFGGMRFWDRKEIKDVLAYLRLLANERDDAAYLRVINTPPRAIGKTTVENILERERQGEGSFWDNLLAEVNSGSRSAAKLKGFTDLVQNWKALLAAGETPLPILAEKIINDVGYKEFLRKEDELTADERIGNLDEMVNAIREFDEEHPGATLDAFLQDISLLTDADKKVDNSKGQVTLMTIHMAKGLEFNTVHIAGCDEEIFPLIRASSTLSGAEMNEQMEEERRLFYVGCTRAEKKLYLYHAERRFFQGNIRPFAPSRFLKELDPSVVDFTPCTDFGFGASDFNQDFAGGSSGFSRPPRPNIPSYPRRPSGSFGGGYGGASSRPSNFGSYGYNRPSAVPNSVKKNDKRIVYRNPVKVAAPIKPAEPSGPRVVYDEYSENPYHPGVRVRHMKYGVGTIVKCYGSGDNARVDVRFGSDPTVRTIILKYAALQIVG comes from the coding sequence ATGGCAAATATTGTAGATAATGCTGTTTTAGATAAAGAACTGAACCCGGAACAGGCTGCAGCGGCAAAAAAGATTGATGGCCCGATGCTGATTTTGGCGGGTGCCGGTTCGGGAAAGACGCGTTGCATTACCTATAAGATTGCTCACCTTGTTTCGCAGTATCGCGTGGAACCGGACCGCATTTTGGCGGTGACTTTTACGAACAAGGCTGCCCGCGAAATGAAGTCGCGTATCCAGAAGTTGCTCGACAGCAACATGAACTTTGCCTGGATGGGAACGTTCCATTCCGTGTGCTTGCGCCTTTTGAAGCTTTGCCTTTCGAAACAATCTGTGCTTGATGCCTTGGGCGGCACATGGTACGACGGCAATTTCTCGATTTACGATGACGATGACCAGAAACGTCTCCTAAAAGAAATCATGAAGGAACAGGTGGGCGACAATTTTGAGCCCTCCGAAGTCAAGAAAATGCATGGCGCCATTTCGAAGTACAAGAACACGATTTTGTACCGAGGAAAGGTCGCTCAGCTGCAGACTCCCGATGTGGCGCAAGAATTGGCGAACTTCCCGGACGAAGAGCTGCGTGCAAAAATTTACGCCGAATACCAGAAACGCCTTAAAGAATCTAACGCCATGGACTTTGACGACTTGTTGTTCAACACGGTTTACATGCTACAGAAGATTCCGAATTTGGCGTCTCAGTTGGCACAGCGATTCCGCTATGTGGTGGTGGACGAATATCAGGATACGAACGACGTTCAGTACGAACTGTTGAAATTACTGATAAACGAAAATAAGAACGTGACGGTGGTGGGTGACGATGACCAAAGTATTTACGGCTGGCGCGGCGCGAACATCAAGATTATCCGTAACTTCCACCGCGACTTTGCGCCAGTAACGATTGTCAAGCTCGAACGCAATTATCGCTCGACCGCAAACATCGTGAAGGGCGCAGGCTCCGTGATTGCGCACAACATTCGTCCGCAAGAAATGCAGAAGAACGTGTTCTCTAAAGAAGATGCGGGCGACTTGATTCACGTGCGCCACTTTATGGACGACCGCTCCGAAGCGTCTACCATTGCAGACACGATTGCAAAAGCGGGCGAGGATTTTTATGCCAAGACTGCTGTATTCTACCGCACCAACGCGCAGTCCCGCGCCTTGGAAAAGGCGCTGAATGACCGCCGTATACCGTCGGTCATTTTTGGCGGCATGCGGTTCTGGGACCGCAAAGAAATCAAGGATGTGCTCGCATACTTGCGCCTGCTGGCTAACGAACGTGACGATGCCGCCTACCTGCGCGTGATCAACACGCCGCCTCGCGCCATTGGAAAGACGACTGTCGAAAACATCTTGGAAAGAGAACGCCAAGGCGAAGGCTCCTTCTGGGATAACTTGCTTGCCGAAGTCAACAGCGGAAGCCGCTCGGCGGCAAAGCTCAAGGGTTTTACCGACCTCGTGCAGAATTGGAAGGCGTTGCTTGCCGCGGGCGAAACGCCGCTTCCGATTTTGGCTGAAAAAATCATCAACGATGTGGGTTACAAGGAATTCCTGCGCAAAGAAGACGAACTCACCGCCGACGAACGCATCGGTAACTTGGACGAAATGGTGAACGCCATCCGTGAATTCGACGAAGAACATCCGGGGGCCACACTCGATGCATTCTTGCAGGATATTTCGCTACTCACCGATGCGGACAAGAAGGTGGACAATTCCAAGGGCCAGGTGACGCTCATGACGATTCACATGGCGAAGGGCCTGGAATTCAACACCGTGCATATTGCCGGCTGCGACGAAGAAATTTTCCCGCTGATTCGTGCGTCTTCTACTCTGTCTGGCGCCGAGATGAACGAGCAGATGGAAGAAGAACGTCGCCTGTTCTACGTGGGCTGCACCCGCGCCGAAAAGAAATTGTACCTGTATCATGCGGAACGCCGATTCTTCCAAGGGAACATTCGCCCGTTTGCGCCGTCCCGTTTTCTTAAGGAACTGGATCCGTCGGTAGTCGACTTTACGCCTTGCACCGATTTCGGCTTTGGCGCAAGCGATTTCAATCAGGACTTTGCCGGTGGCTCGTCGGGATTTTCGCGCCCGCCGCGTCCGAACATTCCATCTTATCCGCGTAGACCGTCCGGAAGCTTTGGCGGTGGTTACGGTGGAGCTTCGTCTCGCCCGAGCAATTTTGGCTCTTACGGTTATAACCGCCCCTCGGCGGTTCCGAATTCTGTCAAGAAAAATGACAAGCGCATCGTTTACCGCAATCCGGTGAAGGTCGCGGCTCCGATCAAGCCGGCCGAACCTTCGGGCCCGCGCGTGGTCTACGACGAATACAGCGAGAATCCGTACCATCCGGGCGTACGCGTGCGCCACATGAAGTATGGTGTGGGCACGATTGTCAAGTGCTATGGTTCTGGCGACAATGCCCGTGTAGATGTGCGTTTCGGTAGCGACCCGACGGTCCGTACGATTATTTTGAAGTATGCGGCGCTGCAAATAGTGGGCTAG
- the gatC gene encoding Asp-tRNA(Asn)/Glu-tRNA(Gln) amidotransferase subunit GatC, which translates to MLEREEVLKLAKLSRLEVAEEDIESVKGHLDKMLNHLEALKALNLSDVEPMTAVENGATILREDVPVPGLSLEKAFMNAPAVENDHFAIPKVIGG; encoded by the coding sequence ATGCTCGAACGTGAAGAAGTTTTGAAACTCGCGAAGCTTTCTAGGCTCGAAGTTGCCGAAGAAGATATCGAATCCGTGAAGGGTCACTTGGACAAGATGCTCAATCACCTTGAAGCTCTCAAGGCTTTGAACCTTTCCGACGTGGAACCGATGACCGCTGTCGAAAACGGTGCGACGATTCTCCGCGAAGACGTGCCTGTGCCGGGTCTCTCGCTTGAAAAGGCCTTCATGAACGCTCCGGCTGTGGAAAACGATCACTTCGCCATTCCGAAGGTCATCGGCGGCTAA
- a CDS encoding adenosine kinase — translation MKKVLGMGAALVDILANVDDAWIAAQGVQKGGMNMVDWPQMEKFLGALQNPLRVPGGSTCNTMVGLSRLGGKAAFISKIGNDELGDIFKKHLENNGVESKLGLSDAATGCVFSAVTPDAQRSMWTYLGASDFLGSDDFVPALYDGVGLLYAEGYRAFNADCFKKSFTLARSLGVETALDFSSFGVVDACRKLFDELFAEGMIDIIIANEDEAYAYAGVKEEAALDVLAKKAKVAVVKIGKRGALIAKDGKVVHVQAGPAKAIDTTGAGDLWASGFLYGYMNGWDMEKSGNLGSVVSNEVVQVMGAQIPEDGWKRILAARG, via the coding sequence ATGAAGAAAGTTTTAGGTATGGGGGCAGCCCTCGTTGATATTTTGGCCAATGTGGATGACGCTTGGATTGCGGCCCAGGGCGTGCAGAAGGGTGGCATGAACATGGTGGATTGGCCTCAGATGGAAAAATTCCTGGGTGCCCTCCAGAATCCGCTGCGCGTGCCGGGTGGTTCTACCTGCAATACCATGGTCGGTCTTTCTCGCCTGGGTGGTAAGGCTGCCTTTATCTCGAAGATTGGCAACGACGAACTGGGTGACATTTTCAAGAAGCACTTGGAGAATAACGGTGTGGAATCGAAGCTCGGTCTTTCCGATGCCGCTACCGGTTGCGTCTTTAGCGCCGTGACGCCCGATGCGCAGCGCTCCATGTGGACTTACCTGGGCGCCTCCGATTTCCTTGGTAGCGATGATTTTGTGCCGGCCCTTTACGATGGCGTTGGCCTGCTGTATGCCGAAGGCTACCGCGCCTTTAACGCCGACTGCTTCAAGAAATCCTTTACTTTGGCCCGCAGCCTGGGTGTAGAAACCGCTCTCGACTTTAGCAGCTTTGGCGTGGTGGATGCCTGCCGCAAGCTCTTTGACGAACTCTTTGCCGAAGGAATGATCGATATCATCATCGCGAACGAAGACGAAGCTTATGCATACGCTGGTGTCAAGGAAGAAGCCGCTCTCGATGTGCTAGCCAAGAAGGCCAAGGTTGCCGTGGTGAAAATCGGCAAGCGCGGTGCCTTGATTGCCAAAGACGGCAAGGTGGTGCATGTGCAGGCGGGCCCAGCCAAGGCAATCGATACTACGGGTGCTGGAGACTTGTGGGCATCGGGATTCCTGTATGGCTACATGAACGGCTGGGATATGGAAAAATCGGGCAATTTGGGCAGTGTCGTGAGTAACGAAGTGGTCCAGGTGATGGGAGCCCAGATTCCGGAAGACGGCTGGAAGCGCATTTTGGCTGCTCGCGGCTAG
- a CDS encoding GspE/PulE family protein, with translation MINSNKMNLGQLLLRQGVLDEDQLAHAMAEHKRTGLMLSKILVRLGMVSEETLTNILGSQMQSSTKMRIGEMLLAQGYITQEQLDKALETQKTTGKRLGRTLVDLGYMPEERLVEILSRQFEVPYVKLDNFNIDPNAYTFLPEDMCKQYKVVPLFVQKGEDDRRQIRSVMTIAMTDPTNMRTISIVKFKVRMDVDIVMASEADVMKAIERVFAGHGPTEESLAELISESKDGEELETVERGQGGNDEPELTDEEGRQVVRIVTTLIHEAIARHASDIHLEPQETFLKLRYRIDGDLQVMSPIPARLMPQILSRIKLLSKMDIAEKRKPLDGRFTVRYKGSEVDLRVSSFPISLRKRGVCEKIVMRILDPNSGQFPLKDMGFDPRVLKQFIDAINAPNGIVLVTGPTGSGKSTTLYASIREILDSTINISTMEDPVELNIDGVNQGQINNAAGFTFAAGIRALLRQDPDVIMIGEMRDQETSSMAIEAALTGHLVFSTLHTNDAAGAFPRLLEMGLEPFLVSTAIKGVLAQRLVRRICKYCKEPVEISQAMRDEFHLSPDMQFYHGKGCDKCDGSGYKGRCGIYEFLVPNETVRNLIIKRSSGDVIKRAAMQECGMITLRMDGIQKALDGHTTLEQAIGASTSDD, from the coding sequence ATGATAAATAGCAATAAGATGAACTTGGGCCAGTTGCTGCTTCGTCAAGGCGTATTGGACGAAGACCAGTTGGCTCATGCCATGGCCGAACACAAACGTACCGGGCTTATGCTCAGTAAGATTCTGGTGCGCCTTGGCATGGTGAGCGAAGAAACGCTAACGAACATCCTCGGGTCGCAGATGCAGTCTTCGACCAAGATGCGTATCGGTGAAATGCTCCTCGCTCAAGGGTACATTACGCAGGAGCAGCTAGACAAGGCGCTCGAGACGCAGAAGACGACCGGCAAGCGCCTTGGCCGTACATTGGTGGACCTGGGCTACATGCCCGAGGAACGCCTTGTTGAAATTCTTTCGAGGCAGTTCGAAGTTCCGTATGTAAAGCTCGACAATTTCAATATTGACCCGAACGCCTATACCTTCTTGCCCGAAGACATGTGCAAGCAGTACAAGGTGGTGCCGCTGTTCGTGCAGAAGGGTGAAGATGATCGCCGCCAGATCCGCTCTGTGATGACGATTGCCATGACGGACCCGACGAACATGCGCACGATCAGCATCGTGAAGTTCAAGGTCCGTATGGACGTGGACATCGTGATGGCCTCCGAAGCGGACGTGATGAAGGCCATTGAACGCGTGTTTGCAGGTCATGGTCCTACCGAAGAGTCTCTCGCCGAACTTATCAGTGAATCTAAGGACGGTGAAGAACTTGAAACCGTGGAACGCGGTCAGGGCGGTAACGACGAACCGGAACTGACCGACGAAGAAGGCCGCCAGGTGGTGCGAATCGTGACCACGCTGATTCACGAAGCCATTGCCCGTCACGCATCCGATATTCACCTGGAACCCCAGGAGACATTCCTCAAGCTCCGCTACCGTATTGACGGCGACCTGCAGGTCATGTCTCCCATTCCTGCCCGCTTGATGCCTCAGATTCTTTCCCGTATCAAGCTTCTTTCCAAGATGGACATCGCTGAAAAGCGTAAACCCTTGGACGGTCGTTTCACGGTGCGTTACAAGGGCTCCGAGGTGGACCTTCGTGTGAGCTCCTTCCCGATATCGCTCCGTAAGCGTGGCGTCTGCGAAAAGATTGTTATGCGTATCTTGGACCCGAACTCGGGTCAGTTCCCCTTGAAGGACATGGGCTTTGACCCGCGCGTGCTCAAGCAGTTTATCGATGCGATTAATGCTCCTAACGGTATTGTGCTGGTGACCGGTCCTACCGGTTCCGGTAAGTCTACCACGCTTTATGCTTCTATTCGAGAAATTTTGGATTCCACCATCAACATCTCTACGATGGAAGACCCGGTGGAATTGAATATTGATGGTGTGAACCAAGGACAAATTAATAACGCCGCAGGCTTTACCTTTGCGGCGGGCATTCGCGCCCTCTTGCGTCAGGACCCGGATGTGATTATGATCGGTGAAATGCGTGACCAGGAAACTTCGTCCATGGCTATCGAAGCTGCTTTGACGGGTCACTTGGTCTTCAGTACGCTCCATACCAACGATGCTGCCGGTGCATTCCCGCGTTTGCTCGAAATGGGTCTGGAACCGTTCCTTGTGTCTACCGCTATTAAGGGCGTGCTTGCACAACGTCTTGTGCGCCGCATTTGTAAGTATTGTAAGGAACCTGTCGAAATTTCGCAGGCCATGCGCGACGAATTCCACTTGAGCCCCGACATGCAGTTCTACCATGGTAAGGGTTGCGACAAGTGCGATGGTTCGGGCTACAAGGGCCGTTGCGGTATTTACGAATTTCTGGTGCCGAACGAAACCGTGCGTAACCTGATTATCAAGCGTTCTTCGGGCGACGTTATCAAACGCGCCGCCATGCAGGAATGCGGCATGATTACCTTGCGTATGGACGGTATCCAGAAGGCTCTCGACGGACACACGACGCTTGAACAGGCCATTGGCGCCTCTACGTCGGATGACTAG
- the coaD gene encoding pantetheine-phosphate adenylyltransferase, producing MKKIAVFAGSFDPFTLGHLDIVKRAAALFDELYVLLAVNASKKYYFDEATRAEMVRKAVAGLSNVKVEFFDGLTVEFMKRVGANFLVRGIRGAADVEYEQSVAWNNKNLYPECETVFLSSAPEHLMVSSTVVRELLKVGIGKTKQGCSKLAKYVPAETVPLLTTNH from the coding sequence ATGAAGAAAATCGCCGTATTTGCAGGGTCGTTCGATCCGTTTACCTTAGGGCACCTCGATATCGTGAAGCGCGCCGCAGCGTTGTTTGACGAACTTTATGTGCTTTTGGCGGTGAATGCTTCCAAGAAATACTACTTCGACGAGGCTACCCGCGCCGAGATGGTGCGGAAGGCGGTTGCCGGGCTTTCGAATGTGAAGGTGGAATTTTTTGACGGCCTTACGGTGGAATTTATGAAACGTGTCGGAGCGAATTTCCTGGTGCGCGGAATCCGCGGGGCCGCCGATGTGGAATACGAACAGTCGGTTGCCTGGAACAATAAGAACCTTTACCCTGAATGCGAAACGGTTTTCTTGTCTAGCGCTCCGGAACACTTGATGGTATCTAGCACCGTGGTTCGCGAACTTCTGAAAGTGGGGATTGGCAAAACAAAACAGGGCTGTTCAAAACTTGCGAAATACGTTCCCGCTGAAACTGTACCTTTACTAACCACCAACCACTAA
- the rsmD gene encoding 16S rRNA (guanine(966)-N(2))-methyltransferase RsmD, whose amino-acid sequence MPIRITGGLMRGRNVPSPDTSKTRPTASRTREALFNILQGVENFRVLDLFSGTGIMGIEALSRGAASVVAVEMAHAQARLVLQAYKALSLESKLTLLEKNAMALDKEALCASEGFDLIYADPPFKDMDYPDLRPYWEWLNPGGVAVFEAPSRNLPAWVKEADEAGMVQVRRYGESSLVIYRK is encoded by the coding sequence ATGCCTATTCGCATTACCGGCGGACTCATGCGGGGAAGGAACGTTCCTTCTCCAGATACTTCCAAGACAAGACCGACAGCTTCCCGTACCAGAGAGGCTCTCTTCAACATTTTGCAAGGTGTTGAAAATTTTCGCGTGCTGGATTTGTTCTCGGGGACGGGCATTATGGGAATCGAAGCGCTGAGCCGCGGTGCTGCAAGTGTGGTGGCTGTAGAAATGGCGCATGCCCAGGCGAGACTTGTGCTGCAGGCATACAAGGCCTTGTCGCTGGAATCAAAACTTACTTTGTTAGAAAAGAACGCCATGGCGCTCGACAAAGAAGCTCTTTGCGCGAGTGAAGGCTTTGACTTGATTTATGCGGATCCACCCTTCAAGGATATGGATTATCCTGACCTGCGACCCTATTGGGAATGGCTGAATCCGGGTGGTGTAGCCGTGTTCGAAGCGCCGAGTCGTAATTTGCCTGCATGGGTCAAGGAAGCGGACGAGGCGGGAATGGTACAGGTTCGCCGCTACGGCGAATCGTCACTTGTGATTTACAGGAAGTAG